A stretch of DNA from Gemmatimonadota bacterium:
TGAGCCGCGCCAGCCGCTCAACACGTTCGCTCTCCCTGAGCTTGAGCCGCGTGCGCCGGGCCCGGGTCGCGCGGGGGACCAGACGGTCCTTGAGCACGGCCGCCGTGCGCGAGCGCCCCGCAACACGCTGCACCGTCTCATCCAGCGCCCGCACCGGCAGCCCCTCGGACACCACCGCCTGCAGGTCGGCCAGACTGCTTACCCGGTGGCGAAGCACCTTCTCGCCCCCCATGATCCGGGCCACCTTCGCCGCATCGACAGTCACCTCAGCCTCCCGGCCATTGTTCCATCTGAACAAAATCTACGCC
This window harbors:
- a CDS encoding DUF2384 domain-containing protein — translated: MGGEKVLRHRVSSLADLQAVVSEGLPVRALDETVQRVAGRSRTAAVLKDRLVPRATRARRTRLKLRESERVERLARLMALAEQVWEDEEDARAFLRQPHAMLDGKTPLEMAETELGARRVELLLARLEYSLPV